In Pseudoliparis swirei isolate HS2019 ecotype Mariana Trench chromosome 22, NWPU_hadal_v1, whole genome shotgun sequence, the DNA window gttgctctcctccaggtttcttccctttttttccccctgaagggttatttgggagtttttcctggtccgatgtgaggttttggggcagggatgtctatgtgtacagattgtaaagcactccgagacaaatttgtaatttgtgaaattgggctatacaaataaactgaattgaattgaattgaattctaaaactatttttaattagtctaattaatgtgtagtgcgcctatgcatagctgttattaacttgacacatgagtaaagcttaactatatgaaacacatactcatatacaagaggatagttaatacatatatttatgttagacttactttgaggtgctgaagtaggtcctggtgtcatggcccatgagctccacaggatcctgacgggaccgggtcatttcaccaagagcacatgaagtccagctgtctgctcgcggtggtctggtccagagtctcgtggaacagaatgaagaacgcactgcagcgttggacttcggtgatgagctctttgtgacacggcgctggatttcctccggtgacctccagctgaGCGTTGCGTCGCAGTTGGCGGAGCAGCAGCGGCggagcagcatggcagcggctcgAGCTAGCTAGCCGCTTGGCGCGGCGCTGCTCTCTGTGcttgctcgtgagattccaccgctggaaagtctcccgacacataacgcagcttcagaagcatttcaccgaccgtgaccagaaacactcgttcttttcaagcctttgttgaacttgcatcctgccatgctttctaaagtagccgatgcttcacgttgtaggggatgggaccgaatacgcggtgctcacccgtgtgcgcgcatcacggcagcttcgatgccggcgcgcacatcgctctgtcgcgcgagccgagaattgtttgcggggggggggatttcaccctgttataggggaaacactggagttgataagcgtgtcttcttgtctgatcaatacgcaactgtgaggtgcgcgaatggaccgagcggccagctgctgatcactcaacagcccgacctgcacagatagacggtgcgcgcgcgcagcgcgccaacatattttttgggagcaccgaagacccattttgacccaggaaaacccctggacatgacacccaaaaaatgtaagaccaatccaatctgaatttaagactttttaaggccttatttttaggaaaagcaatttaagactttttaaggacccgcggacaccctgcagGCATGAAGACGGGTCaggagtgaaaaaggtgagaaggataggcgcgggggggggggggggggtgctggtgacttccacgaacatcgatgttggacgttgtatgataatctgtaggCATGGActgattaagaaaccacgggcccctgggcctggatgtgtcaaggcccccccccccccgcaaaaaaaaaacacatcgcaaacaaaacagtccgtatggaactacGGATCGTAtgatatcaatacaaagttaataacagagacttcacgcaaaggctctggcttaggggccccctgagctcatgggcccctggtgccggtaggctcgttcggtaatccatccctgagtcggactattggggccctgttactgacatgaatgacttaagcctagcatataccggctacggcgcatcgtgtcatatcatcatattcatatcaatacaatgttaataacagcgaagTCACACGAggaggcccaggcccaggggccccctgagctcatgggcccctgggcccggtaggcccgtttgttaatccatccctgtctgtaggtcctccatcctggtgatcgggccctataataatagtaatattgtgtataatatggtcattcatgaaccaacttcctttttctttggcgtgaacaagtcttcaagtcttgagctctgctgagcctcgagtctggtcctcgagtctggtcctcgagtctggtcctcgagtctgttctgcctcttcctggttgtcacgatcttacctgccataaatatcatgatacaataccataaaaacagtttaccataaataagacactggtatatttacctataatagtaataaataaaatatctgtatggttcactttttaccaactttttcaacacttaacaaatggcagtaatattagtattagcctccaagatatgaatgaaactacatggagccatcatagcattgatgatccactatgaggccgttagtctctgaccagaggatacagagttcatcaggaagagcagctggagagatacacaactttacagactgaacttaaacatttcacttctggcatctttttttatttttatttttaaagccgacaattccgccacttagcgcccctcgctgtgagctTGAGCTgcgtgcaaacagcttgacacggagcagcgtgcgctctgatcgctcttttaatgaagtattgagactgaaaatatgctaaatcacatcgctcttaacgtacgggtactttgttagcatcgcttcaccgtgcagcgtgacagcagcagatgtagcgggctaacattcaagctaacctaaaccaccaaacgctgaagacatcttgacgccgATTGGCCGAGCCACgtcacatcaaagatgttctattgcgaagagcaacacttcacattttctccgtgtcccactccaatctcataaacgccggccggccagttgaccccccccccccctaccccaaaacaaaaactcttttggtttcaaaacggcgaatttcgccgaaaggtgagggattctcatgcctgaataTATAAAAGTCATATCATATATTAATGTAATGCCGTTTCCGGCCTGTGGGGGAGCAGGATTACACTTCGATGCGCTCAATCTACCGGAAATCTctcggaagaagaagaacaccgGAAGTCGCTCGCTAGCTTCCCGCCTTCACGACGCAGCTTTTTTGAATTTTTACATGTAAAAACACCCCAAAACACACTTTGCCGCTTCAGCCGCGATATAACGTGTTTAAATACGCCCCGCGGTGCTGCGTCCCCGGCTGTAGAGGCCACGACGAGGCCACGTCTCAGGGCGTCGTCTTCCACGGGCTGCCGACCAGGGACCCGGCGCGGTGCCGCGCTTCGATGAGCGCACGCCCGCGTCCAGGTACGGCGGCGTGCGCGTGTGCAGTTTGCACTTCCAGCCCGACGACTAGGAGGAGGACTTCCGGGCCCGGATCCTGGGCGTGGCGCCCAGACCGGCGCGGTGCCACGCCGGGGTCTGGGAGGCCTCCCCTCGCCTgagagaccacctcctcccgTAAACGCCACCTGGCCGCTTCAAGAACTcgacaggcttttattttgaaaattccGAATGGAGGGGGACGCAGGCTGCCTCCAGAAGGAACCGGTCAGCTGTTTGAGGTTCTGTTTTTATATTCCACCGGAGAACCTCCAGGAGAACCCTTCCCGAGGGGCGTCACGCCGAATCTCCACGCCATAAAGGTCAGTTTACATGATGGAccaaataaattataaaaatattaaaccgtttagcgaattgaaaataaataatcggTTTATTGATTTCCCAAAATGCTGCCCTCCgaatatttcagaataaaagccccaGCCTTAGAAAGAGGCTGgagagcttttatttttaaagtgttgAGAACAAGTCAAGTGAAATAATTCATGCTCGTAAAGTTAAAACAggatttgctaaataaaatcACGTCTGTACAGGAAACACTTGGGTTCAGACAGTTGAATGGATTGATAGTGTTTACATTTCTACGTAAGTATTTACCGTTTGAATTAGTTATATTTATGACCGTTGCATTTATTTATCCTCATAAAAAAATCTGGATTTTTGcactttttatttcatatttgcaGATCTCTGGATAAACAGGAAGCAGCTTCTTCCGttcaaaaacaataaatgtgatCACAGATGCGATCAGtgccttttattttgtaattcctCGTCTTCCTGCCACATAATGGCCAGCGCAGTTTGTGGATATGAACGGATgtaataaatgttattattattatgtaacaATGAACTCTTGTTTAGGCTCCAGGTGCGAGGGAGGCGGAGCAGCAGCACGAAGAAGAGCCAATCAAAACACTCACAGAAGATTTAGTTTGGAGGTGTttaagaaacaggaagtgtttaaataaaatataaatgagtCGACAGgaagtttaaattttttttataaatacatttcatatttgACTCGTTCATAACTTTTAATATTTGTCTTGTTTATAACTTCATATCGGACAAGTTTATAACTTAATATTGGACTGGTTTATAACTTCATATTGGACTTTTCATAACTTTTAATATTGGACTAGCTTATAACTTAATATTAGACtggtttataatttaatattggactagtttataatttaatattggactagtttataatttaatattggaCTGGTTTATAACTTCATATTGGActagtttataatttaatattggaCTGGTTTATAACTTAATATTGGACTGGTTTATAACTTAATATTGGACtggtttataatttaatattggactagtttataatttaatattggaCTGGTTTATAACTTAATATTGGACtggtttataatttaatattggaCTGGTTTATAACTTAATATTGGACtggtttataatttaatattggactagtttataatttaatattggaCTGGTTTATAACTTAATATTGGACTTTTCATAACTTTTAATATTGGACTGGTTTATAACTTCATATTGGActagtttataatttaatattggaCTAGTTTATAACTTAATATTGGACTGGTTTATAACTTAATATTGGACTTTTCATAACTTTTAATATTGGACTGGTTTATAACTTCATATTGGActagtttataatttaatattggaCTGGTTTATAACTTAATATTGGACTCGTTTATCACTTAATATTGGACTTTTCATAACTTTTAATATTTGACTTGTTGGTTGACTTTAAGCCATGCTAGCTGTTTCCATCCAATTGCAGTCtctatgctaaactaagctagctTCATTGTACAGTGGAATGAATCTtaagacaatatgacatgtTTTAAGGTCATAGGTGGTTAATAgtcgggggaggggcttatACTTAGATTTATTAAACGTTGATTTAGACGTAAAATGTACAAGATTATAAAGTCAAACCACTCCATAAATTGTGAGTTTGAACATGAATGTGGGCGGAGCTCTTACCACTTTGGGCCAGCAGGTGACGcccacccggtctctcaggaaggagtagaggagcacgaggaggagcagcgtgaacaggaaggaggagcagctcacAAACTCAAAGAAGTAGAGCGCCGAGCAGCGGACGCAGCTGTGGACCGCCTCCTCCAGGACGAAGGCCACGAAGGACAGCAGCTGGGGAGACAGCAGCGTTACTGGGGGAGGAGCTTAGGCTACTGGGGGAGGAGCTTTGACACAGCAGCATTCAAAGTGAAGTCCAGAACCACTGAGTCAACAGGAAGAGGACGACAGACCCACCcatgagaggagcaggagagaggaggaggaggagaagagagggggaggaggaggaggagagaggtcagaGTACTTTAACTGAAATGACTTGTGTTCATTCTAGAACGACTCGGCCTCTACGTCCTCctgcaggcatgaaaacgggtcaggggtgaaaaaggtgaggaggataggcgcgcggagggggggggggggggtgctggtggtgacttccacgaacatcgatgttggacgttgtatgataatctataggccctccattctgacaccaagtcagtgatcgggccctataatactataataatagtaatattgtgtataatatggtcattcatgaaccaacttcctttttttgttgttggcgtgaacaagtcttcaagtcttgagctctgctgagccacgagtctgttcctcgagtctgttcctcgagtctgttctgcctctacctggttgtcacgatcttctatagcaggggtactcaacttcggaggccaagagggccacatttaaaccacaacaggtgcaaagggccacaaattattattaacatatatttgtaccattttattcactgtatttattactacctaattttcacacgattttggttggctaattatattcgctgacatgcacctgatgaacacagtttttatttttttccatcgcatacttttttttgtcataggcgctcgggaaaacggcttaggcgagcccaaattttctctatgcaggaaaaaccctgataattattatgcatttataaccaggcatgtcgggggccacaaaataagcggcccgcgggccgcctgttgagtaagtctgttctataccatacctgccataaatatcatgatacaataccataaaaacagtataccataaatacgatactggtatatttatctataatagtaataaatgaaatatctgtctggttcactttttaccaacacTTAAATAGCAGtgatattagtattaatacagcaagatatgaatgaaactacatggagccgtcatagcattgatgatccactatgaggccgttagtctctgaccagaggatacagagttcatcaggaagagcagctggagagatacacaactttacagactgaacttaaacatttaccttctggcatctttttctatttttaaagccgacaaTTCTGCCACTTAtcgcccctcgctgtgagcgctgcgctgcgcgtgcaaacagctttacacggagcagcgcgtgcgctctgatcgctcttttaatgaagtatcgatactaaaaatatgctaaatcacatcgctcttaacgtacgggtactttgttagcatcgctacaccgtgcagcgtgacagcagcagaagtagcgtctaacattcaagctaacctaaaccaccaaacgctgaagacatcttgacgctgattggccgagacgcgacacgcccatcaaagatgttttattgcgaagagcaacacttcacactttctccgcgtcccactccaatctcataaacgccggccggccaattgaccccccccacccgtaccccaaaacaaaaactcttcggatctacatgattcacgtaagtcacctattttggtttcaaaacagcgaatttcgccgaaaggtgagggattctcatgcctgctcCTGGCCAACAGGCCGGatacagagggacacacacacacacactgttgcaaCAACAGGTCAGCACCTCTCAGCACTTTCACTTCCTTTAATGCAGCTTCATGAAgaggaaggacacacacacacactattgacCTCACCACTTGGCAGCCCTTGACCCCACAGCGGACCTTCTCCAGGGGCTCTGAGGGGCCCCTGATCCAGGAGGACTTGGGGTTGGGGGCCGTGGTGGAGCCGTACACCTCCTCAGCCATgatgagctacacacacacggtatgtGTACTTCATGATGTACACTTCACATGCATCACCACTTCCTTTACAGTCAGTAATACTACACaccaatatatatacagtgcatccagaaagtattcacagcgcttcacttttccCACAAGTTGTTGTGTtccagccttattccaaaatggattaaattcattattttcctcaacattctacacacaaaaacccagaatgacaaagtgaaaactgttttttgcacattgattaaaaataaagaaggaaacCATAACGTGTCCAGAAGTCTTCAGCCTTTGCTCaacactttgttgaagcacctttggcagcagctccagcctcaagtcttcttgggtctgaCTCCACAGCGGGGCTCACCTGGTTCTGGGCAgcttctcccattcttctttcagAACCTCTCCAGTTCCATCAGgctggatggggagcgtcggtgcacagatGTTCAATGGGCTTCAGGTCCGGCTCTGGCCTCTCCAGGACCTTCTCTCCTTTGTGACTGGGCTGTGTGCTGTTGGCAGAGGAGCGTCGCCccgtctgaggtccagagcatGTTTCATCCAGGAGGTCTCTGCATTCATCCTGACTCCCAGTTCCCCCCCAGCATGATGCTGGAGGGATGCTGTTGGTgaggagcagtgcctggttcctCCAGACGTGAcgctggcattcaggccaaagagttcaatctttgtttcatcagaccagagaatagtTTCTCATggctgagagtccttcaggtgcttcttGGCCAACTCTAGGCGGCCGTCATGTGCTTCTTCCTGAGGAGGGGCTTCCGTCTGGCCTCTcccaaacaggcctgatgtgTGGAGCGCTGCAGacggttgtccttctggaaggttctctgtTCAGAGagcaacgctggagctctgtcagagggaCCATGGGGCTCCTggtggagctctgtcagagggaCCATGGGGCTCCTGGTCCCCTCCCTGacgaaggcccttctccccggTCGCTCCGTCTGGGCGGCTCTAGGACGAGTCCTGCTGGCTCCAAACCTCTTCATGTCCGCCTGATGGAGGCCTCtgggctcattgggactttacATGCTGCAGACATCGGTCCCCTTCCCACATCTGAGCTCCATacattctgtctcggaggtctggagataattccttgaacttcatggcttggtttctgCTCTGATATGCAGTCAACTGATACCttctagagacaggtgtgttctcaatcatgtccaatcagctgaatggagcacaGGTGGCCTCCAATccaacatctcaaggatgaccAGTGGAAACAGGACCTGAGCTAAAGGCTGTGAAGACTTCtggacatgttatgttttccttctttatttttaacagattggaacaaatttgcaaaaaacagttttcactttgtcattatgggtttttgtgtgtagaatgttgaggaaaataatgaatttaatccattttggaataaggctgtaacataacaacatgGGGAAAGTGTgagctgtgaatactttccagatgctgtatatatatatatatatatatgtatatatatatatatgtctacctatgtgtatatatatgtatatgtatatatactctcTCTTACATCTAGGTGAACTGTCTGCTCTATAGAACCGGGACAACCAGGTGGACTAGAGACAGACCAGGTAGGGACTATATGGACCGGCACAGGACCAGGTAGGGACTAAAAAGGATGTGTACAGGACCAGGTgggggactagagaggaccggTACAGGACCAGGTgggggactagagaggaccggGTACAGGACCAGGtggggactagagaggaccggGTACAGGACCAGGTgggggactagagaggaccaggtacaggaccaggtgggggactagagaggaccagataCAGGATCAGGTGGGGGACTTGAGAGGACCGGGTACAGGACCAGGTaggggactagagaggaccggGTACAGGACCAGGTGGGGACTAGAGGACCGGGTACAGGACCAGGTgggggactagagaggaccaggtacaggaccaggtgggggactagagaggaccaggtacaggaccaggtgggggactagagaggaccaggtaggggactagagaggaccggGTACAGGACCAGGTGgcggactagagaggaccaggtaGGGGACTAGAGGACCGGGTACAGGACCAGGTGggggactagaggaccaggtacaggaccaggtgggggactagagaggaccaggtacaggaccaggtgggggactagagaggaccggGTACAGGACCAGGTaggggactagagaggaccggGTACAGGACCAGGTgggggactagagaggaccggGTACAGGACCAGGTgggggactagagaggaccaggtacaggaccaggtgggggactagagaggaccggGTACAGGACCAGGTaggggactagagaggaccagataCAGGATCAGGTGGGGACTTGAGAGGACCGGTACAGGACCAGGTgggggactagagaggaccagatacaggaccaggtgggggactagagaggaccaggtaggggactagagaggaccggGTACAGGACCAGGTgggggactagagaggaccggGTACAGGACCAGGTgggggactagagaggaccggGTACAGGACCAGGTgggggactagagaggaccggGTACAGGACCAGGTgggggactagagaggaccggCACAGGACCAGGTGGGGGAGCCGCTAGCGAGGAAACCCGGGTACAGGACCAGGAGGGGACTAGATGAGGACCGGCTGTGCACAGGACGCAGGTTGCGGACATAGAGAGACGGTGTACAGGAAACCAGGTAGGGACTAGAGAGGACGCAGTGCGGGTTTCAGGGGCAGAAACCTGTTCGTGGTGCCATCTGACCTTTTAACAAGAAAGCTGgtgagtatttatttatacttaaagtAATCGCATGTGAATGCGTCGGACTCACCGTCAGGTCACTTCCGGTTTCCAGAAATACAAACGTTTCCAGCTGCGAAGTTTCAGCTTCGTCGCTTTGTCGGTTCTTCAGCTAAGAAACTAACTTCAATCCAACTTCCGCGTCGACTTTTATTATGTCAAGTCAGACGGAAGCAGGCCCTCTTCCGCTCTTTCACATAAAAGGTGTTGCGGCTCTTCTTTttaacctgttttttttttttattttcattttttattgtgttttaagttttttttaaacgtttccTGAAAACGtccaagaaaaaagaaaaataatatatacgaGTTTACTAAATTAAGTGTTGAAGAACCAAACGTGTTAAACATTCTTCAATCGTGTTTTATTTTTACGTTTCCAGCGCGAGTTTTTCATTCGTCGCTTTTGTGGTTCTTTCAGCTAAGAACTAACTT includes these proteins:
- the cmtm6 gene encoding CKLF-like MARVEL transmembrane domain-containing protein 6, with protein sequence MAEEVYGSTTAPNPKSSWIRGPSEPLEKVRCGVKGCQVLLSFVAFVLEEAVHSCVRCSALYFFEFVSCSSFLFTLLLLVLLYSFLRDRVGVTCWPKVDFGYSSVVFLFFLTSSIVFVSSSNTALERSAAAFGFLASLAFLVDVVLFWKSSGFPFLKDGKPTPSNGGVAADGAPETAKLNEPE